One window of the Archangium primigenium genome contains the following:
- a CDS encoding sigma 54-interacting transcriptional regulator encodes MASLSIRTPDGQVRTVPLHKRITSIGRSTDNDVTLADSSVPDSALHVLFDGTRYQLGSLGATFQINGKKRDSAILATADVIRVGGTELVFTREDAAPSPPPRPVPALSVTHEPAADSDSDSTTRDMPGVVGRELHLLRRLTAFSERLLSSGAPDTLLEQLLDEAIEVTRADKGFLILREDGELRVKVARNLSRENLEDAMDRVSDSIVEKVVRTRQPLVLSDALDDPEFKSSKSVVNLRMLSVMCVPLLRDGELFGVLYVGNDRLVNRFEPKSLDMLTIFAAQALLLIQNALLLNGLKLDNTELRKRLDDSRYGDIVGTCQGMRDVYKRIDKIAPTDISVLITGETGTGKELIARELHRHSPRAKGPFITINCGAIPENLLESELFGHVRGAFTGAVSTKVGRFQAAIGGTLFLDEIGEMPLQLQVKLLRALQEKVVYKVGDHRGEPVDIRVVAATNRVLEDEVRKGTFREDLYYRLNVVTLKLPPLHERGEDLFVLGKYFLQKYAKEFNAKAKGFSPSATVAMKKYAWPGNIRELENRIKKAVVLGDKPLLGVDDLDLKPENLEPVLPLSEARERWQKQYIQEVYERNNRNKTKTAKDLGVDPRTIFRHFEKLEADKPGGALPAGEEGDEELL; translated from the coding sequence ATGGCCAGCCTCTCCATCCGGACCCCCGATGGCCAGGTGCGCACCGTGCCCCTGCACAAGCGCATCACCAGCATCGGCCGTTCCACGGACAACGACGTGACCCTCGCGGACTCCTCCGTGCCCGACAGCGCCCTGCACGTGCTCTTCGATGGCACGCGCTACCAGCTGGGCAGCCTGGGGGCCACCTTCCAGATCAACGGCAAGAAGCGCGACAGCGCCATTCTGGCCACCGCCGACGTCATCCGCGTGGGCGGCACGGAGCTCGTCTTCACCCGGGAGGACGCGGCCCCCTCGCCCCCGCCCCGGCCCGTCCCCGCGCTCTCCGTCACCCACGAGCCCGCGGCGGACTCCGACTCCGACTCGACGACGCGGGACATGCCCGGCGTGGTGGGCCGCGAGCTGCACCTGTTGCGCCGCCTCACCGCCTTCAGCGAGCGACTGCTGAGCAGCGGCGCCCCGGACACGCTGCTCGAGCAGCTCCTGGACGAGGCCATCGAGGTGACGCGCGCGGACAAGGGCTTCCTCATCCTGCGCGAGGACGGCGAGCTGCGCGTGAAGGTGGCGCGCAACCTCTCGCGCGAGAACCTGGAGGACGCCATGGATCGCGTAAGCGACTCCATCGTGGAGAAGGTGGTGCGCACGCGCCAGCCGCTCGTGCTCAGCGATGCGCTGGACGATCCCGAGTTCAAGTCCAGCAAGTCGGTGGTGAACCTGCGGATGCTCTCGGTCATGTGCGTGCCGCTGTTGCGCGACGGGGAGCTGTTCGGCGTGCTGTACGTGGGCAACGACCGGCTGGTGAACCGCTTCGAGCCCAAGAGCCTGGACATGCTCACCATCTTCGCCGCCCAGGCGCTCTTGCTCATCCAGAACGCCCTGCTGCTCAACGGGCTCAAGCTGGACAACACCGAGCTGCGCAAGCGCCTGGACGACTCGCGCTACGGGGACATCGTCGGCACCTGCCAGGGCATGCGGGACGTGTACAAGCGCATCGACAAGATCGCCCCCACGGACATCTCCGTGCTCATCACCGGCGAGACGGGCACGGGCAAGGAGCTCATCGCCCGCGAGCTGCACCGCCACTCGCCCCGCGCCAAGGGGCCCTTCATCACCATCAACTGCGGCGCCATCCCGGAGAACCTCCTGGAGAGCGAGCTGTTCGGCCACGTGCGCGGGGCCTTCACCGGCGCGGTGAGCACCAAGGTGGGCCGCTTCCAGGCGGCCATCGGCGGCACGCTCTTCCTCGACGAGATCGGCGAGATGCCCCTGCAACTGCAGGTGAAGCTCTTGCGCGCCCTGCAGGAGAAGGTCGTCTACAAGGTGGGCGACCACCGGGGCGAGCCCGTGGACATCCGCGTGGTGGCCGCCACCAACCGGGTGCTCGAGGACGAGGTGCGCAAGGGCACCTTCCGCGAGGACCTGTACTACCGGCTCAACGTGGTGACGCTCAAGCTGCCCCCGCTGCACGAGCGCGGCGAGGATCTGTTCGTGCTGGGCAAGTACTTCCTCCAGAAGTACGCCAAGGAGTTCAACGCCAAGGCCAAGGGCTTCTCGCCCTCGGCCACGGTGGCCATGAAGAAGTACGCCTGGCCGGGCAACATCCGCGAGCTGGAGAACCGCATCAAGAAGGCGGTGGTGCTCGGGGACAAGCCCCTGCTCGGGGTGGATGACCTGGACCTGAAGCCCGAGAACCTGGAGCCCGTGCTGCCGCTGTCCGAGGCGCGCGAGCGCTGGCAGAAGCAGTACATCCAGGAAGTCTACGAGCGGAACAATCGCAACAAGACGAAGACGGCCAAGGACCTGGGCGTGGACCCGCGCACCATCTTCCGCCACTTCGAGAAGCTGGAAGCCGACAAGCCGGGAGGCGCCCTGCCCGCCGGGGAGGAGGGCGACGAGGAACTGCTCTGA
- a CDS encoding serine/threonine-protein kinase, giving the protein MTLIGSHIGRYRILEELGSGGMSVVYKGLDTALDREVAVKVLHPHLAHKSESRRRLAREARAVARLHHPNILEVFDFSAEGAREAFLVTEYVRGRTLKEYLDEGSGRLDPPELAAMVVHEIAAALAHAHESGVIHRDLKPENVMVREDGVLKLMDFGIARLLDAEERMTVTGSLVGSPAHMAPEIIEGQEAGPGADLFSLGTILYGLIVGRLPFTAANTTATLKRILDGAYEDPRQRVPTLSDELAEVCATCLARDPARRYPHAGALRDALADYLTGLGFERVGEELTSFFADPTSYQKLMRPRIIASLLARGERLLAERRVPRALACLNQVLALDATNARALTLLAGLERQRRVARWKARGLRVGAGLLLATGVGVGAYALTRPPPPVPAVAAPTPAAPRMPSAVPAPRLAPVEPTPPAAPPSTPTPVQAPTDRRPAPVDKKPPERPVEKPLVLARVAPAALPVSILVRPYGYIRVDDDARSVQALAQHTTRLTAGAHTVTITCDYCEPAEERIEVEPGEENVFRLRARLKDARLSFAYEPADAVVRVAGETRSARDSLERPFDIQSAPGPASFQHRVEYEISRPGYRTERRMALVAPGAASTVRGALVPE; this is encoded by the coding sequence ATGACGCTCATCGGCAGCCACATCGGGCGCTACCGCATCCTCGAGGAGCTCGGCTCCGGGGGAATGAGTGTCGTGTACAAGGGGCTCGACACGGCGCTGGACCGGGAGGTGGCGGTCAAGGTGCTGCACCCGCACCTGGCGCACAAGAGCGAGTCGCGGCGGCGCCTGGCGCGCGAGGCCCGGGCGGTGGCGCGGCTGCACCACCCCAACATCCTCGAGGTGTTCGACTTCTCGGCCGAGGGCGCGCGCGAGGCCTTCCTCGTCACCGAGTACGTGCGCGGCCGCACCCTCAAGGAGTACCTGGACGAGGGCTCGGGGCGGTTGGATCCGCCGGAGCTCGCCGCCATGGTGGTGCACGAGATCGCCGCCGCGCTGGCGCACGCGCACGAGTCCGGCGTCATCCACCGCGACCTCAAGCCCGAGAACGTCATGGTGCGCGAGGACGGGGTCCTCAAGCTCATGGACTTCGGCATCGCCCGGCTGCTGGACGCCGAGGAGCGCATGACCGTCACGGGCTCGCTCGTGGGCTCGCCCGCGCACATGGCGCCGGAGATCATCGAGGGCCAGGAGGCGGGCCCCGGCGCGGATCTCTTCTCGCTGGGCACCATCCTCTATGGGCTCATCGTGGGGCGGCTGCCCTTCACGGCGGCCAACACCACGGCCACGCTCAAGCGCATCCTGGATGGGGCCTACGAGGATCCCCGCCAGCGCGTGCCCACGCTCTCCGACGAGCTGGCGGAGGTGTGCGCCACGTGCCTCGCGCGCGATCCGGCGCGGCGCTACCCGCACGCGGGTGCCCTGCGGGATGCCCTCGCCGACTACCTGACGGGGCTGGGCTTCGAGCGCGTGGGCGAGGAGCTGACGTCCTTCTTCGCCGACCCGACCTCGTACCAGAAGCTGATGCGGCCGCGGATCATCGCCTCGCTGCTGGCGCGGGGCGAGCGGCTGCTGGCCGAGCGGCGCGTGCCGCGGGCGCTCGCGTGCCTCAACCAGGTGCTCGCGCTGGATGCCACCAATGCCCGGGCGCTCACCCTGCTCGCGGGCCTGGAGCGCCAGCGCCGTGTCGCGCGGTGGAAGGCCCGGGGCCTGCGGGTGGGCGCGGGCTTGCTGCTGGCCACGGGCGTGGGCGTGGGCGCGTACGCGCTGACCCGGCCCCCTCCGCCCGTGCCCGCCGTGGCCGCACCGACGCCCGCCGCGCCCCGGATGCCCTCCGCGGTGCCCGCGCCCCGCCTGGCGCCCGTGGAGCCCACGCCCCCCGCCGCGCCCCCTTCCACGCCCACTCCAGTACAGGCCCCCACGGACCGGCGTCCCGCGCCGGTGGACAAGAAGCCCCCCGAGCGGCCGGTGGAGAAGCCCCTCGTCCTGGCCCGGGTGGCCCCCGCGGCCCTGCCCGTGTCCATCCTGGTGCGGCCCTACGGCTACATCCGCGTGGACGACGACGCGCGCAGCGTGCAGGCGCTCGCCCAGCACACCACGCGGCTCACGGCGGGCGCGCACACCGTCACCATCACCTGTGACTACTGCGAGCCCGCCGAGGAGCGCATCGAGGTCGAGCCCGGCGAGGAGAACGTCTTCCGGCTGCGGGCGCGGCTCAAGGACGCGCGGCTGAGCTTCGCGTACGAGCCGGCGGACGCCGTGGTGCGCGTGGCGGGCGAGACGCGCTCGGCGCGCGACAGCCTGGAGCGCCCCTTCGACATCCAATCGGCTCCCGGGCCCGCGAGCTTCCAGCACCGCGTGGAGTACGAGATCAGCCGTCCCGGCTACCGCACCGAGCGGCGCATGGCGCTCGTGGCGCCGGGAGCCGCCTCCACCGTCCGGGGAGCCCTCGTCCCCGAATGA
- a CDS encoding tetratricopeptide repeat protein: MSPEARAEMVAHAERALRRGELDEAMRLYETLGRAFPDDSALAVKLAHLRETIEPQELQLSRSLQASALPQSIPQGPSSPVTEGERLFALGDYAGAAAAYRRALQARPDSELIRERLEELYRLARTLPMHSPTDRSLPRQAEPLLHALLDRLAARRRLKRD, from the coding sequence ATGAGCCCCGAAGCCCGCGCCGAGATGGTCGCCCACGCCGAACGCGCCCTGCGCCGCGGAGAGCTGGACGAGGCCATGCGCCTGTACGAGACGCTGGGCCGGGCCTTCCCCGACGACTCCGCGTTGGCCGTCAAGCTCGCCCATCTGCGCGAGACGATCGAGCCCCAGGAGCTGCAGCTGTCGCGCTCCCTCCAGGCGAGCGCCCTGCCCCAGTCCATCCCGCAGGGGCCCTCCTCGCCCGTCACCGAGGGCGAGCGGCTCTTCGCGCTGGGGGACTACGCCGGGGCGGCGGCCGCCTACCGCCGGGCGCTCCAGGCCCGGCCGGACAGTGAACTCATCCGCGAGCGGCTGGAGGAGCTCTACCGGCTCGCCCGGACGCTCCCCATGCATTCGCCCACGGATCGCTCGCTGCCCCGTCAGGCCGAGCCCCTGCTGCACGCCCTGTTGGACCGCCTCGCCGCTCGCCGTCGCCTCAAGCGCGATTGA
- a CDS encoding helicase HerA-like domain-containing protein has product MTADPRLEAFLTDGEEVFNGIQQGQNLWKHDPFDVPSFNAPARKAFLRLLNRAGASPDEGKLLLLTGESGSGKTHLIRAFRHLVHGQEKGYVGYLPMTVDTPHYERYILSCVMDSLDRPYDARTSEASGLMRLSDTVMAASTSLFALNIQAEPRDDEHLHTTVSDVAYELKATARFSGVAVELLRALLFLQHRDVRLHHAVLQWMRCRELSPADARVLGNLTVRTDEEGPKWMLEQLGLLLSALGQAFVLCVDQVEDISDFALRPGMEPAFRRAMNLLAHLAGSIPTAIVVVCGLSDFWASARQRLLQSILDRIEMDPTPVKLEHHVTAQTARDIAAQRLRVLYEKRGVQIDPRDPTYPYPAPWFDALSGRRTRELLHHLRDYRERAIDTGRLPEHFLPPEAPKETPTQEISGPSGGAPVSGSDRVAELEQKWVDFQATYQTQVPDEDEEVVDLLAWGLETGSQELEGAARFSVRRRDEASLELTSEAKSPRLLVVLCNKSPKGGGLGKQMKEALDGAGGKLPVLVRGTEFPTSTGTIVADQLVRLLKKGGRRAVLGDGDLRVLVALRTFRQAHDPAVVTEWSQRTRPITRLKLVCDLLGREPVEPPATTRAPPPATAREETPRAEKPPRAEAPAEKEDERPRTPPPVASGPVRLGVQTGISDEPVLLEPEDLTRHSAFLGGTGSGKTTAALGLVEQLLLRGLPAILVDRKGDLAGYAREDAWSTPLTDPELDARRRQLRERVDVALYTPGRADGRPLSIPVVPRGLAALTPADREQAVRQSADALAGMLEYKNSPKDKAARALLEQAIQLMVRRPKAPDITLESLRQFVQSEDPTLVQEAEGLDAKAFPKLVSDLATLRLSSRALLSTTGERLDVEELLGRGAAAVPGRTRLSIISTKFLGGNQQLLFWVSQLLMETHRWASQHPATRLQAVLLFDEADLYLPAVGQPATKQPMESLLKRARSAGVGVMLATQSPGDLDYKCRENVLTWLVGRITQETALRKLKPLLSHGRGGDATQKLATQHMGQFLLQREGQPARQLQADRNVVLTQQLSEQDILQLARRTAERSAPPEVREALH; this is encoded by the coding sequence ATGACCGCTGATCCACGACTCGAGGCCTTCCTCACCGATGGCGAGGAGGTCTTCAACGGCATCCAGCAGGGACAGAACCTCTGGAAGCACGACCCCTTCGACGTGCCGTCCTTCAATGCGCCCGCGCGCAAGGCCTTCCTGCGGCTGCTCAATCGCGCGGGAGCCTCACCCGACGAGGGCAAGCTCCTGCTGCTCACGGGCGAGTCCGGCAGTGGCAAGACGCACCTCATTCGCGCCTTCCGCCACCTCGTGCATGGCCAGGAGAAGGGCTACGTCGGCTACCTGCCGATGACCGTCGATACGCCCCACTACGAGCGCTACATCCTCTCCTGCGTGATGGACTCGCTGGATCGCCCCTACGACGCGCGCACGTCCGAGGCCTCGGGCCTGATGCGGCTGTCGGACACGGTCATGGCGGCCAGCACCAGCCTGTTCGCGTTGAACATCCAGGCCGAGCCCCGCGACGACGAGCACCTGCACACGACGGTGTCCGACGTGGCCTACGAGCTCAAGGCGACCGCGCGCTTCAGTGGCGTGGCCGTGGAGCTGCTGCGCGCCCTGCTCTTCCTGCAACACCGGGACGTGCGCCTGCACCACGCGGTGCTCCAGTGGATGCGCTGCCGGGAGCTGTCGCCCGCGGACGCCCGGGTGCTCGGCAACCTCACCGTCCGGACCGACGAGGAGGGGCCCAAATGGATGCTGGAGCAGCTGGGCCTGCTGCTGAGCGCCCTGGGGCAGGCCTTCGTCCTGTGCGTGGATCAGGTGGAGGACATCAGCGACTTCGCCCTGCGCCCCGGCATGGAGCCGGCCTTCCGCCGCGCGATGAACCTGCTGGCGCACCTGGCCGGCAGCATCCCCACGGCGATCGTCGTGGTCTGCGGTCTGTCGGACTTCTGGGCCAGCGCCCGACAGCGGCTGCTGCAGTCCATCCTGGACCGGATCGAGATGGACCCCACCCCCGTGAAGCTCGAACACCACGTCACCGCCCAGACGGCGCGGGACATCGCGGCGCAGCGCCTGCGGGTGCTCTACGAGAAGCGCGGCGTCCAGATCGATCCGCGGGACCCGACCTACCCCTACCCGGCCCCGTGGTTCGACGCCCTGAGTGGACGGCGGACGCGGGAACTGCTGCACCACCTGCGCGACTACCGCGAGCGCGCCATCGACACGGGCCGGCTGCCCGAGCATTTCCTCCCGCCGGAGGCCCCGAAGGAGACCCCCACCCAGGAGATCTCCGGGCCCTCGGGCGGCGCACCGGTGAGCGGAAGCGACCGGGTCGCGGAGCTGGAGCAGAAGTGGGTGGACTTCCAGGCGACCTACCAGACGCAGGTGCCGGACGAGGACGAGGAGGTCGTGGACCTGCTCGCCTGGGGGCTCGAGACGGGAAGCCAGGAGCTGGAGGGCGCGGCGCGCTTCTCCGTGAGGCGCCGGGACGAGGCCTCGCTGGAATTGACCTCGGAAGCCAAAAGTCCCCGGCTGCTCGTCGTGCTCTGCAACAAGTCGCCCAAGGGGGGAGGCCTCGGCAAACAGATGAAGGAGGCGCTCGACGGCGCGGGTGGAAAGCTGCCCGTCCTGGTGCGCGGCACGGAGTTCCCCACGTCGACGGGCACCATCGTGGCGGACCAGCTGGTGCGCTTGCTAAAGAAGGGCGGACGGCGCGCGGTGCTCGGCGATGGAGACCTGCGCGTGCTGGTGGCGCTGCGCACGTTCCGCCAGGCCCATGATCCGGCGGTGGTCACCGAGTGGAGCCAGCGCACCCGGCCCATCACCCGCCTCAAACTCGTCTGCGACCTGCTGGGCCGCGAGCCCGTGGAGCCCCCGGCGACGACCCGGGCCCCCCCTCCCGCCACCGCTCGGGAAGAGACGCCTCGGGCGGAGAAGCCGCCCCGAGCGGAGGCCCCAGCCGAGAAAGAGGACGAGCGGCCCCGGACACCGCCGCCCGTGGCCTCGGGACCCGTGCGGTTGGGGGTCCAGACGGGCATCTCCGACGAGCCCGTACTCCTGGAGCCCGAGGACCTCACGCGGCACAGCGCATTCCTGGGCGGTACGGGCAGCGGCAAGACGACCGCCGCGCTGGGCCTCGTGGAGCAACTGCTGCTGCGCGGCCTCCCCGCCATCCTGGTGGACCGCAAGGGCGACCTGGCCGGCTACGCCCGGGAAGACGCCTGGAGCACCCCGCTGACGGATCCCGAGCTGGACGCGCGCCGCCGCCAGTTGCGCGAGCGCGTGGACGTGGCGCTCTACACGCCGGGCCGCGCGGATGGCCGGCCCCTGAGCATCCCCGTGGTGCCCCGGGGACTGGCGGCGCTGACCCCGGCCGATCGCGAGCAGGCCGTGCGGCAGTCGGCGGACGCCCTCGCGGGCATGCTCGAGTACAAGAACAGTCCCAAGGACAAGGCGGCGCGCGCCCTGCTCGAACAGGCCATCCAGCTGATGGTGCGACGCCCGAAGGCGCCCGACATCACCCTGGAGTCCCTGCGGCAGTTCGTGCAGTCCGAGGATCCGACGCTCGTGCAGGAGGCGGAGGGCCTGGATGCCAAGGCCTTCCCCAAACTCGTGAGCGATCTGGCCACGCTGCGCCTGTCCTCGCGCGCGCTCCTGTCCACGACGGGCGAGCGGCTCGACGTGGAGGAGCTGCTCGGGCGGGGGGCCGCCGCGGTCCCGGGGCGCACCCGGCTGAGCATCATCAGCACCAAGTTCCTGGGCGGCAACCAGCAGCTGCTCTTCTGGGTCTCCCAGCTCCTCATGGAGACGCACCGCTGGGCGAGCCAGCACCCCGCGACCCGGCTCCAGGCGGTGCTGCTCTTCGACGAGGCGGACCTGTACCTGCCCGCGGTGGGCCAGCCCGCCACGAAGCAGCCCATGGAGAGCCTGCTCAAGCGCGCCCGCTCCGCCGGCGTGGGCGTGATGCTGGCCACCCAGAGCCCGGGGGATCTGGACTACAAGTGCCGCGAGAACGTGCTCACCTGGCTCGTGGGCCGCATCACGCAGGAGACCGCGCTGCGCAAGCTCAAGCCCCTGCTGTCGCATGGCCGGGGCGGGGACGCGACCCAGAAGCTGGCCACGCAGCACATGGGGCAGTTCCTCTTGCAGCGCGAGGGACAACCCGCGCGGCAGCTCCAGGCGGACCGCAACGTCGTCCTCACCCAGCAGCTCTCCGAGCAGGACATCCTCCAACTGGCGCGGCGCACGGCGGAGCGGAGCGCCCCGCCCGAGGTGCGCGAAGCCCTGCATTGA
- a CDS encoding S1 family peptidase gives MWTLLLLATLAQAPALAPPDPDSDEALEPEPPAVVPPLPVASLPPSTQELFERLKRRVAQVRIIERRSGSRSSIGSAFFVDAEGRAVTNYHVISSIVQHPEDYTAELVLEGQEANAIPVRVRDVDVVHDLAVIQQDAPVKDWFELADKDTAQGTRLYAMGNPHDLGTTIVEGTYNGLVQDALYDKVHFSGAINPGMSGGPTVTGDGRVVGINVATLGNQLGFLVPVAHARALLTRARSAAPEQTTSLLAVVATQLMDNQQRITERLLSTPVPTQSLGDYRVPGRWRPFLKCWGDTPHDADNPYTVTSYQCSSEEDIFLSGEQRTGVVAYDHAFVSSDTLGALRFSALYSATFASDAGGVDATQDDVTNFRCQTGFVKVNGLTVRTALCLRAYKRMPGLYDLSLRAATLNAQTAGVQTSLDLAGFSADNARALARRYLEALAWTK, from the coding sequence ATGTGGACCCTTCTCCTGCTCGCCACGCTGGCCCAGGCCCCGGCGCTGGCGCCCCCCGACCCGGATTCCGACGAGGCGTTGGAACCGGAGCCCCCGGCCGTGGTGCCTCCACTGCCCGTGGCCTCGCTGCCGCCGTCCACCCAGGAGCTGTTCGAGCGCCTCAAGCGCCGCGTGGCCCAGGTGCGCATCATCGAGCGGCGCAGCGGCTCGCGCTCCTCCATCGGCTCGGCCTTCTTCGTGGACGCCGAGGGCCGCGCCGTCACCAACTACCACGTCATCTCCAGCATCGTGCAGCACCCGGAGGACTACACCGCGGAGCTGGTGCTCGAGGGCCAGGAGGCCAACGCCATCCCCGTGCGCGTGCGGGACGTGGACGTGGTGCATGACCTGGCCGTCATCCAGCAGGACGCGCCCGTCAAGGACTGGTTCGAGCTGGCCGACAAGGACACCGCCCAGGGCACGCGGCTGTACGCCATGGGCAACCCGCACGACCTGGGCACCACCATCGTGGAGGGCACCTACAACGGGCTCGTCCAGGACGCGCTCTACGACAAGGTGCACTTCAGCGGCGCCATCAACCCGGGCATGAGCGGCGGCCCCACCGTGACGGGGGATGGCCGCGTGGTGGGCATCAACGTGGCCACCCTGGGCAACCAGCTCGGCTTCCTGGTGCCGGTGGCCCATGCGCGCGCGCTGCTCACGCGGGCCCGGAGCGCCGCGCCGGAGCAGACGACGAGCCTGCTCGCCGTGGTGGCCACCCAGTTGATGGACAACCAGCAGCGCATCACCGAGCGGCTGCTCTCCACGCCCGTGCCCACCCAGTCCCTGGGGGACTACCGGGTGCCGGGCCGCTGGCGGCCCTTCCTCAAGTGCTGGGGCGACACGCCGCACGACGCGGACAACCCCTACACCGTCACCAGCTACCAGTGCTCGTCCGAGGAGGACATCTTCCTGAGCGGCGAGCAGCGCACGGGCGTGGTGGCCTACGATCATGCCTTCGTGTCGAGCGACACCCTGGGCGCGCTGCGCTTCTCGGCGCTCTACTCGGCCACGTTCGCGAGCGACGCGGGCGGCGTGGACGCCACCCAGGACGACGTGACGAACTTCCGCTGCCAGACGGGCTTCGTGAAGGTCAATGGCCTCACGGTGCGCACGGCCCTGTGCCTGCGCGCTTACAAGCGCATGCCCGGCCTGTATGACTTGTCGCTGCGCGCGGCGACGCTCAACGCCCAGACGGCCGGAGTGCAGACGAGCCTGGACCTCGCCGGCTTCTCCGCGGACAACGCCCGCGCGCTCGCGCGCCGCTACCTGGAGGCGCTCGCGTGGACGAAGTGA
- a CDS encoding FHA domain-containing protein, translating to MDEVIFLEVLEDDEGLAARHRLERFPVTVGRGYTNDIILDDPKVSAAHLLLERTAEGAVVLRDVGSQNGTFRVEPWGRLAELTLTDDVRVSVGDTVLRFRARSHAVEDTLVSAVVDAPRRQFFDRPFAFPLALGVAVLAALFFEYLTNYQKTNWGTLALAVVLPVASAFVWSTLWSVASKVTRRRFFFGAHGAIGSLGFLGLIAVPLLLEFLTYGLSLGTWTRWVMHAGYLAWLGFVLFWHLRYVTRAEPRRLVWMLVGILVCFGALTRAASLLDAEEFSATLNFDRTLLPPAFRWTSDQNVDAFFEKSRDIQAEVDALARKKP from the coding sequence GTGGACGAAGTGATCTTCCTGGAGGTGCTGGAGGACGACGAGGGGCTCGCCGCCCGGCACCGGCTGGAGCGCTTCCCGGTGACGGTGGGGCGCGGCTACACCAACGACATCATCCTGGACGACCCCAAGGTGTCCGCCGCGCACCTGCTCCTCGAGCGCACCGCCGAGGGGGCCGTGGTGCTCCGGGACGTGGGCAGCCAGAACGGCACCTTCCGGGTGGAGCCCTGGGGCCGGCTGGCGGAGCTGACGCTCACGGACGACGTGCGCGTGTCGGTGGGCGACACGGTGCTGCGCTTCCGTGCGCGCTCCCACGCGGTGGAGGACACGCTCGTCTCGGCGGTGGTGGACGCGCCCCGGCGGCAGTTCTTCGATCGGCCCTTCGCCTTCCCGCTGGCGCTCGGCGTGGCGGTGCTGGCCGCGCTCTTCTTCGAGTACCTCACCAACTACCAGAAGACGAACTGGGGCACGCTCGCGCTGGCGGTGGTGCTGCCGGTGGCCTCCGCCTTCGTCTGGTCCACGCTCTGGAGCGTGGCGAGCAAGGTGACGCGGCGGCGCTTCTTCTTCGGTGCCCATGGGGCCATCGGGAGCCTGGGCTTCCTCGGGCTCATCGCCGTGCCCCTCCTGCTGGAGTTCCTCACGTACGGCCTGTCCCTGGGCACGTGGACCCGGTGGGTGATGCACGCGGGCTACCTGGCGTGGCTCGGCTTCGTGCTCTTCTGGCACCTGCGCTACGTGACGCGCGCCGAGCCCCGGCGGCTCGTCTGGATGCTGGTGGGCATCCTGGTGTGCTTCGGCGCCCTCACGCGCGCGGCGTCCCTGCTGGACGCCGAGGAGTTCTCCGCCACGCTCAACTTCGACCGCACGCTCCTGCCGCCCGCGTTCCGGTGGACCTCCGACCAGAACGTGGACGCCTTCTTCGAGAAGTCGCGCGACATCCAGGCGGAAGTGGACGCGCTCGCCCGGAAGAAGCCCTGA
- a CDS encoding aldo/keto reductase — protein MKYVNLGKTGLKVSRLSLGCMSYGSSKWRPWVLDEEAAQPFFRRAVEAGINFFDTADMYSLGVSEEVTGRALRQYAKLDEVVIATKVFNPMSQGPNMGGLSRKHVVQGCEASLKRLGVETIDLYQIHRMDPHTPIEETLEALDLLVRQGKVRYLGASSCEAWKFSKALSLSERNGWARFVSMQNHYNLVYREEEREMLPLCEEEGIGVIPWSPLARGLLAGSRKSLDDKQATTRAGSDAFATTLYDSPHDWDVVEAVKKVAADKGHSAAEVSLAWLLSKPAVVAPIIGATKMDHLEAALRALDVRLTPDEVKALEAPYQPHAVRGF, from the coding sequence ATGAAATACGTCAATCTGGGGAAGACGGGTTTGAAGGTGTCGCGCCTGAGCCTGGGCTGTATGAGCTATGGCAGCTCCAAGTGGCGGCCGTGGGTCCTGGACGAGGAGGCCGCGCAGCCCTTCTTCCGGCGCGCGGTGGAGGCGGGCATCAACTTCTTCGACACGGCGGACATGTACTCGCTGGGGGTGAGCGAGGAGGTGACGGGCCGGGCGCTGCGTCAGTACGCGAAGCTGGACGAGGTGGTGATCGCCACCAAGGTGTTCAACCCCATGAGCCAGGGGCCCAACATGGGCGGCCTGTCGCGCAAGCACGTGGTGCAGGGCTGCGAGGCGAGCCTCAAGCGGCTGGGGGTGGAGACGATCGATCTCTACCAAATCCACCGCATGGATCCGCACACGCCCATCGAGGAGACGCTGGAGGCGCTGGATCTGCTCGTGCGTCAGGGCAAGGTGCGCTACCTGGGGGCGAGCTCCTGCGAGGCGTGGAAATTCTCCAAGGCGCTGAGCCTGTCGGAGCGCAACGGCTGGGCGCGCTTCGTGTCCATGCAGAACCACTACAACCTCGTCTACCGCGAGGAGGAGCGCGAGATGCTGCCCCTGTGCGAGGAGGAGGGCATCGGCGTCATCCCCTGGTCTCCGCTCGCGCGGGGCCTGCTGGCGGGCTCACGCAAGTCGCTGGATGACAAGCAGGCGACGACCCGCGCGGGCTCGGACGCCTTCGCGACGACGCTCTACGACAGCCCGCATGACTGGGACGTGGTGGAGGCGGTGAAGAAGGTGGCCGCGGACAAGGGCCACTCCGCCGCCGAGGTGTCCCTGGCGTGGCTGTTGTCCAAGCCCGCGGTGGTGGCGCCCATCATCGGCGCCACGAAGATGGACCACCTGGAGGCCGCGCTGCGCGCGCTCGACGTGCGGCTGACGCCGGACGAGGTGAAGGCGCTCGAGGCGCCCTACCAGCCCCACGCCGTGCGCGGCTTCTGA